In one window of Tenacibaculum mesophilum DNA:
- a CDS encoding PorP/SprF family type IX secretion system membrane protein, translating to MKEIRNYILLFIFMMVLQNNWGQQTALYPEYNYNPFIINSAYTGMSDGAEITLSNYGYINSIEGSPRTLSLSFHTPIARKKMGIGGAIVRDKIGVSTYTNAYASYSYKIFFDTEIDRPYWQHYNEHVISFGLTAGVQQFHENLLELGITDDIEFSENMNVTVPTVGIGFLYNHADFYAGVSLPNLLGDKLASRDDLDISNPVYGYFGYRFFTNRFEEVMIKPSVFLKYEGGAPMQIDANVAVNYKNKFEIGTGYRSSSSINFLAGIYALKNLKFVYFYNAAFSDSVLGNSHGVILSYVFEKKRRY from the coding sequence ATGAAAGAGATAAGGAACTATATTTTACTGTTTATTTTTATGATGGTACTTCAAAATAATTGGGGACAACAAACAGCTTTGTATCCAGAGTATAATTATAATCCGTTTATTATAAACTCTGCCTATACGGGAATGTCTGATGGAGCAGAAATTACACTTAGTAATTATGGCTATATAAATAGTATTGAAGGAAGCCCCAGAACATTGTCATTAAGCTTTCATACTCCGATTGCAAGAAAAAAAATGGGGATAGGTGGGGCTATTGTACGAGATAAAATAGGGGTAAGTACTTATACAAATGCGTATGCTTCATATTCATATAAAATATTTTTTGATACGGAGATTGATAGACCTTATTGGCAACATTATAACGAACATGTAATATCGTTTGGACTAACAGCAGGAGTTCAACAGTTTCATGAAAATCTGTTAGAGCTAGGAATTACTGATGATATAGAGTTTTCAGAAAACATGAATGTAACGGTACCAACTGTAGGTATTGGATTTTTATACAATCATGCAGATTTTTATGCAGGAGTTTCACTGCCAAATCTTTTAGGAGATAAATTAGCATCAAGAGATGATTTAGATATATCAAATCCTGTTTATGGTTATTTCGGATATCGTTTTTTTACCAATCGATTTGAGGAAGTAATGATTAAACCTAGTGTTTTTTTGAAATATGAAGGGGGAGCACCTATGCAGATTGACGCAAATGTTGCTGTTAACTATAAAAACAAATTTGAAATCGGTACGGGCTATAGAAGTAGTTCCTCAATTAATTTTTTAGCAGGTATTTATGCTCTAAAAAACTTAAAGTTTGTGTACTTCTACAATGCAGCATTTAGTGATTCTGTGTTAGGAAACAGTCATGGGGTTATCCTTTCGTATGTTTTTGAGAAAAAGCGCAGGTATTAA